Below is a window of Streptomyces sp. NBC_00223 DNA.
TAGCCCGCGATCCGGTACGCCTTCGACAGACCGTTGAAGGTGAGGGTGAGCAGATCGGGGGCGATGGAGGCGAAGGGCGTGTGCGTCGCGTCGTCGTAGAGGATCTTGTCGTAGATCTCGTCGGCGCAGACCATCAGCCGGTGCCTGCGGGCGATGTCCGCGAAGCCGCGCAGCAGCTCGTCGTCGTAGACCGCGCCCGTCGGGTTGTTCGGGTTGATCAGGACGATGGCCTTGGTGCGGTCGGTGACCTTGCGCTCGATGTCGGCGAGGTCGGGATACCAGTCGGCCTGCTCGTCGCAGCGGTAGTGCACCGCGGTGCCGCCCGCCAGCGACACGGCCGCGGTCCACAGCGGGTAGTCCGGCGCGGGGACGAGCACCTCGTCGCCGTCGTCGAGCAGCGCCGTCATGGACATCTGGATCAGCTCGGACACGCCGTTGCCGAGGTAGATGTCCTCGACATCGAGGTCGATGCCCTTGGTCTGGTAGTACTGCATCACCGCGCGGCGCGCGGGCAGAATGCCCTTGGAGTTCACATACCCGTGCGCCGTTCCCAGCGACCTGAGCATGTCCTCCAGAATCTCCGGCGGACACTCGAATCCGAACGGCGCCGGATTCCCGGTGTTCAGCTCCAGGATGCGGTGACCCGCCGCCTGCAGCCGCATGGCCTCTTCGAGCACCGGGCCCCGGATGTCGTAGCAGACATTGGCAAGTTTCGTGGACTGGATCACCTGCATGCCGGTCACCTTACGGCTATGTAACGGCCCCCGCGCGGTGTTTTTCACCACGTGCCCGGCGCCGCGGGCCCGCTCCCACCCGGCCGTACGGGCCCCCGGCGCGGGGTACGGCGCACCGAGCGGCCCGCCAGTTCACCCGTCCGACGGCCGTCCTCGACGACGAAGCGGCCGTTGATCAGGACATGCGGAATGCCGGTCGGCAGGGTACGCGGGCGGTCGAAGGTGGCACCCGCCGCGACCGTGTCCGCGTCGAAGAGCACCAGGTCGGCGCGGTAGCCCTCACGGATCAGCCCCCGGTCGGGCAGCCGCAGCCGGGCGGCGGGCCGGCCGGTCAGCCGGGCGACGCACTCCTCCAGCGAGAGCACCCCCAACTCCCGGACATAGCGCCCCAGATACTCCGGGAAGGTGCCGTACGCCCGCGGATGCGGCTTGTCGCCGTGCAGGATGCCGTCGGAACCGGCGGTGTGGGTGCGGTGGCGCATCACCGTACGGACGTTCTCCTCGTCGCCCACGTGCTGGAGGATCGACGTACCGAGGCCGTCCGCGAGCAGCAGACGGCGGGCCGTCGGCCAGCCGTCGATCCGGGCGCCGACGTACGCGGCCAGGGCCCTGTCGCCCACCCCCGAGATCTCGATGGTCGACCAGTCCATCGGCACACCGTGGCAGCCGTCGGACCCCTCGACCTCCAGCGCGTACCGGACGCGCTCGGCCGTGGTGTCGTCCCGCAGCCGCGCGAGCGTCCGCTCCGGCCCGCCCTCGGCCGCCCAGCTGGGCAGCAGCGCGACCAGCGTCGTAGCACCCGGGGTGTACGGATAGGTGTCCAGCGTGATGTCGGCGCCCGCCGCCAGCGCCCGGTCCAGCAGGGCCAGCAGCTCGGGGGCGCGGCCCTTGTTGACGCCGAAGTTCATCGTGGCGTGCGCGAGGTGGAGCGCGCAGCCCGCTTCCCGGGTGAGGGCGATCATCTCCTCGTACGCCTCAAGGGCGCCGGCGCCGTACGACCGGTGGTGGGGGCAGTAGTAGCCGCCGTACTCCGCCACCACGCGGCACAGCTCGGTCAGCTCGGCGTCCGAGGCGTACATCCCGGGGGTGTAGGTCAGCCCCGAGGACATCCCCACGGCGCCCTGCTCCAGGCCCTCGGCGACCAGCTGCTTCATCCTGGCCAGCTCGGCGGCCGTGGGCGCGCGGTCCTCCCAGCCCATGACCAGCGCCCGGACCGAGCCCTGGGGGACGAGATAGGCGGCGTTGACGGCGATTCCCTCGTCCAGGCGGTCCAGATACTCGCCCACGCTGCGCCAGGTGAAGTCGGCGTCGTCGCCCGTGCCGTTCCAGCCGGCGATCTGGGTGCGGAGCTGGGGGAGTACGCGGTCGTCGGTGGGGGCGTAGGACAGGCCGTCCTGGCCCAGCACTTCCAGGGTGACGCCCTGGGCGGCCTTGGCCTCGTGGGAGGGGTCCTTGAGGAGGGCGAGGTCGCTGTGGGCGTGCATGTCGATGAAGCCGGGGGAGAGGGTGAGGCCGTGGGCGTTCAGGGTTCGGTGCGCCGCGAGCTTGCTCGCGGCTTTGTCGCTGCTGGTGCCGGTGGCGTCCCTCCGGTGGATCGTGGCGGTGTCCCTCCGGTGGATCCCGGCGATTCGGCCGGCGTGGAGGGTTACGTCGGCCGGGTAGGGGGTGGTGCCGGTTCCGTCCACGACGGTGGCGCCGCGGATCACCATGTCCATGGGGGCATTTTCCTTACGGGTCGGCTCCGTCTGTGCTGTGCCGGGCGCCCGGCTGCGGGTGCGTCTGGGTTTGTTTTTCCGCCCTCCCCCAGAGCTTCGCCTGGGGGTACCCCCATCTCGCTTCGCTCGCCCGTGCGAGTGCGTTTCCGTCTGCGGGTGCAACCGGTGGGTGGTTCCGGGGCCAGTCCGGAGGTGACTCTCCCCCAGCTACCGCTGGGAGGTGCCCCCACGAACTGCGAACGTGCACGCATCGTTGCTTGCTTTCCGCCGGTGTTGCGTTCGCAGTTCTGCGGGGACACCTCCTCCCCGTCCCCTCCGGCCCGGTTGGCGGCGAACGGTCGCGGGGTGGTCAGAAGAAGGTGCGGACGTAGGAGGTGACCTTGCCGTCATTGCGGGTGACCGGGAGGCTTTGCCATTTGTCGAACGTGGTGCAGGGGTGGGACACGCCGAAGGCGACCCAGTCGCCGACCTCCAGGGTGTCCGTCGGGGGGAGGGACAGCCAGCCGTGCTGGTCGGACAGGGCGGTGACCGTCATCTCGGGGGGAGGTGGGCGCAGCGAGCCGTCGCGGGCGGAGCGGATCGCTGTCACCCGGGGGAGGCCCAGGTCGTAGGGCGCGTCGCGCTTGCCCGCGTTCACGAACGCCTGGCCGGGCTCGGGGCGGGAGACGACCTGGGCCCACAGTCGGAAGGCGGCTTGGAGCGCGCCTTCCGCCGGGA
It encodes the following:
- a CDS encoding pyridoxal phosphate-dependent aminotransferase, whose translation is MQVIQSTKLANVCYDIRGPVLEEAMRLQAAGHRILELNTGNPAPFGFECPPEILEDMLRSLGTAHGYVNSKGILPARRAVMQYYQTKGIDLDVEDIYLGNGVSELIQMSMTALLDDGDEVLVPAPDYPLWTAAVSLAGGTAVHYRCDEQADWYPDLADIERKVTDRTKAIVLINPNNPTGAVYDDELLRGFADIARRHRLMVCADEIYDKILYDDATHTPFASIAPDLLTLTFNGLSKAYRIAGYRSGWLAVCGPKEHANSYIEGLTILANMRLCANVPAQHAIATALGGRQSIKDLVLPGGRLTEQRDAAYEALSAIPGVTCVKPRGALYAFPRLDPKVYKIKDDQQMVLDLLRAERILVVQGTGFNWPEPDHFRLVTLPAKEDLTDAVTRIGTFLDGYSQP
- a CDS encoding N-acyl-D-amino-acid deacylase family protein yields the protein MDMVIRGATVVDGTGTTPYPADVTLHAGRIAGIHRRDTATIHRRDATGTSSDKAASKLAAHRTLNAHGLTLSPGFIDMHAHSDLALLKDPSHEAKAAQGVTLEVLGQDGLSYAPTDDRVLPQLRTQIAGWNGTGDDADFTWRSVGEYLDRLDEGIAVNAAYLVPQGSVRALVMGWEDRAPTAAELARMKQLVAEGLEQGAVGMSSGLTYTPGMYASDAELTELCRVVAEYGGYYCPHHRSYGAGALEAYEEMIALTREAGCALHLAHATMNFGVNKGRAPELLALLDRALAAGADITLDTYPYTPGATTLVALLPSWAAEGGPERTLARLRDDTTAERVRYALEVEGSDGCHGVPMDWSTIEISGVGDRALAAYVGARIDGWPTARRLLLADGLGTSILQHVGDEENVRTVMRHRTHTAGSDGILHGDKPHPRAYGTFPEYLGRYVRELGVLSLEECVARLTGRPAARLRLPDRGLIREGYRADLVLFDADTVAAGATFDRPRTLPTGIPHVLINGRFVVEDGRRTGELAGRSVRRTPRRGPVRPGGSGPAAPGTW